One part of the Aurantibacillus circumpalustris genome encodes these proteins:
- a CDS encoding polysaccharide biosynthesis protein — MYRIFKLFWQYNLPRWSILIIDTFICAFALSLAFVIRFDFSSIPINDAKNLPYDFIIVLGIRFVSFAISKTYKGVVRYTSTRDTVRIFTVVVSGSVIVFIINLICLSTQGFYFIPNSVLIIDALVSLFLMISSRLTIKALYFEIKNPAREKMNVIIYGAGESGIITKRTLDRDAAIKYNVVGFIDDDEKKHGRSMEGVFVYGLGKLQELISQNGVEFVIISIQKISIKKKNHITDICLDNNVRVLNVPPASKWINGELSFNQIKSIRIEDLLEREPIQLDTVSIQAELKNKIILITGAAGSIGSELARQCAKFGPKKLYLLDQSESPLHELDLEFSDRLIKPPYEVIMADVRNYDRMKNVFNTFKPQIVFHAAAYKHVPMMENNPSESILTNILGTKTLADLSNEFNVERFVFVSTDKAVNPTNVMGASKRIAEIYIQSLGKNSTTKFITTRFGNVLGSNGSVIPRFKKQIEQGGPITITHPEITRYFMTIPEASQLVLEASAMGKGGEIFVFDMGDSIKIVDLARKMILLVGMKEGKDISIVYTGLRPGEKLYEELLANNENTLPTHHSQILIGKVREYEYADVKKIIEELIKTFDTQDNELIVQRMKDLVPEYISNNSIFQKLD; from the coding sequence ATGTACCGCATATTTAAACTTTTCTGGCAATACAATTTACCTCGTTGGTCAATATTGATCATAGATACATTTATCTGCGCATTTGCTTTAAGTTTAGCCTTTGTTATTCGTTTTGATTTTTCATCTATTCCTATTAACGATGCAAAAAACCTCCCCTATGATTTTATAATTGTACTTGGAATACGTTTCGTTTCATTCGCTATTTCAAAAACATACAAAGGTGTTGTACGTTATACCAGCACGAGAGATACGGTTAGGATTTTTACGGTTGTAGTAAGCGGTAGTGTGATCGTGTTTATTATCAATCTCATTTGCCTTTCAACTCAAGGATTTTATTTTATACCAAACTCCGTTTTAATCATTGATGCACTTGTATCACTATTTCTAATGATTAGTTCACGTTTAACCATTAAAGCCTTGTATTTCGAAATAAAAAATCCTGCGCGTGAAAAGATGAACGTCATTATTTACGGAGCAGGAGAGTCTGGCATTATAACCAAGCGCACACTCGATCGCGATGCCGCCATAAAGTATAATGTTGTTGGTTTTATTGATGACGATGAAAAAAAACATGGCAGAAGTATGGAAGGCGTTTTTGTTTATGGGCTAGGTAAACTTCAAGAATTGATTTCTCAAAATGGTGTTGAATTTGTTATCATATCCATTCAAAAAATTTCCATCAAAAAGAAAAACCATATCACCGATATTTGTTTAGACAACAATGTTCGCGTCCTAAACGTTCCACCTGCTTCTAAATGGATTAATGGAGAACTTAGTTTCAATCAAATTAAAAGTATCCGAATTGAAGATCTTTTAGAGAGGGAGCCAATTCAGTTAGATACAGTGAGCATTCAAGCAGAATTAAAGAATAAAATTATTTTAATTACCGGAGCTGCTGGTAGTATAGGCAGTGAATTAGCCCGACAATGCGCGAAATTCGGTCCGAAAAAATTGTATTTACTAGACCAGTCTGAAAGCCCACTACATGAGCTTGATTTAGAGTTTTCAGATAGACTAATTAAACCACCTTACGAAGTAATTATGGCTGATGTACGTAATTACGACCGTATGAAGAACGTATTTAACACCTTTAAACCCCAGATTGTTTTTCACGCCGCCGCATATAAACATGTGCCAATGATGGAAAACAATCCATCTGAATCGATACTTACAAATATTCTGGGAACTAAAACACTTGCCGATCTTTCGAATGAATTTAATGTAGAGCGTTTTGTTTTTGTAAGCACTGATAAAGCAGTGAATCCTACTAACGTTATGGGTGCCAGTAAACGTATTGCGGAAATTTACATTCAGAGTTTAGGCAAAAATTCAACTACTAAATTTATTACAACCCGGTTTGGAAATGTGCTAGGCTCTAACGGTTCTGTAATACCCAGATTTAAAAAACAAATTGAACAAGGCGGACCTATTACCATTACACATCCTGAAATAACGCGTTACTTTATGACTATTCCTGAAGCTAGTCAATTAGTCCTTGAAGCTTCTGCGATGGGAAAAGGTGGAGAGATTTTTGTTTTCGACATGGGCGATTCTATTAAAATTGTTGATCTTGCCCGTAAAATGATTCTTTTGGTAGGAATGAAAGAGGGGAAGGACATTAGCATTGTGTATACTGGTCTACGTCCGGGCGAAAAACTTTACGAGGAATTGCTTGCAAACAACGAAAACACTTTACCAACGCATCACAGTCAAATTTTGATTGGAAAGGTAAGAGAATACGAGTACGCCGACGTTAAAAAAATTATTGAAGAACTCATAAAAACATTTGATACACAAGATAATGAACTCATTGTTCAACGCATGAAGGATCTTGTGCCAGAGTACATCAGCAATAACTCAATCTTTCAAAAATTAGATTAA
- the pafA gene encoding alkaline phosphatase PafA encodes MKKSLHYFSIIFILLNYFPTHSQNNKTENKKPKLVIGIVVDQMRNDYLYRYWKRYGNGGFKRLVNQGYYFKNAHYNYVPTYTGPGHCSIYTGATPKTHGIIGNDWFVKANGTITYCVSDSNQKSVGTESKNGKMSPKNQLSSTIGDELKMSSNQNAKVFAISLKDRSAVLPAGHAANGAFWFDDVTGNFISSTWYMKELPEWVKTFNDKKLCKNYLEKGWSTLYPIDSYTSSLPDNNRYEETLGKEKPIFPYEFKTQIEKAKWGIIKTIPAGNSLTKDLALTCILSESLGKGSETDLLSISFSSTDYIGHAFGTRAIETEDVYLRLDKDIEEILITLDKELGEGNYTVFLTADHGGADVPNHLLDYKILAGYINEKQIVKAVKKYFKTNYSDTLLFANMSNEQVFLNEQKITELKLNKNDLETDLASFLITLPGIAEAYTSISLKNTSYPANDFKTLLQNGYNHKLSGNVAIIYQPAWMDHAEKGTTHGAAYNYDTHVPVIFYGMGIPKGDSYKYISITQIAPTVCELLKINQPNGSTAEPLNDYFK; translated from the coding sequence ATGAAAAAGTCTCTCCATTATTTTAGTATCATTTTCATCTTGCTAAATTATTTTCCTACACATTCTCAAAACAATAAAACTGAAAATAAAAAACCAAAATTAGTGATTGGGATCGTTGTTGATCAAATGCGCAACGACTATCTCTACCGTTATTGGAAGCGTTATGGAAACGGAGGTTTTAAACGACTAGTAAATCAAGGTTATTATTTTAAAAACGCGCATTACAATTATGTACCCACATATACCGGTCCTGGACATTGCAGTATTTATACCGGTGCCACTCCCAAAACACATGGCATTATCGGTAACGACTGGTTTGTTAAGGCGAATGGCACTATCACTTACTGTGTCTCTGACAGTAATCAGAAAAGTGTTGGCACAGAAAGTAAAAACGGAAAAATGTCTCCTAAAAATCAATTAAGCAGCACTATCGGTGATGAATTAAAAATGAGTTCTAATCAAAATGCGAAAGTTTTTGCAATTTCTCTTAAAGATAGAAGTGCCGTGTTGCCGGCCGGACATGCTGCTAATGGGGCTTTTTGGTTCGACGACGTAACCGGAAATTTTATTAGTTCTACCTGGTACATGAAAGAACTACCAGAGTGGGTAAAAACGTTTAATGATAAAAAATTATGTAAAAATTATTTGGAGAAAGGCTGGAGTACACTTTATCCCATTGATAGCTACACAAGCTCTCTGCCTGACAACAACCGTTATGAAGAAACTTTAGGAAAAGAAAAACCAATTTTCCCTTACGAATTTAAAACTCAAATAGAAAAAGCTAAATGGGGAATAATTAAAACTATACCTGCAGGAAATTCGCTTACTAAGGATCTGGCTCTTACTTGCATTTTGAGCGAGTCACTCGGAAAAGGCAGCGAAACAGATTTGCTTAGCATTAGTTTTTCAAGTACTGATTATATTGGTCACGCTTTTGGCACAAGGGCGATTGAAACGGAAGATGTTTATTTACGTTTAGATAAGGATATAGAAGAGATTTTAATTACTCTGGACAAAGAACTTGGAGAAGGTAATTATACAGTGTTTCTAACCGCCGATCATGGTGGTGCAGATGTGCCAAATCATTTATTAGACTATAAAATTTTAGCAGGTTACATTAACGAAAAACAAATAGTTAAAGCCGTAAAAAAATACTTTAAAACAAACTATTCGGACACTTTACTTTTCGCGAATATGAGCAACGAACAAGTTTTTTTAAATGAACAAAAAATTACTGAGCTTAAATTAAATAAGAATGATTTAGAAACTGATCTTGCTTCCTTTTTAATTACTCTCCCAGGAATTGCAGAAGCGTACACTTCTATCTCATTAAAAAATACAAGTTATCCGGCTAACGATTTTAAAACTCTTTTGCAGAACGGCTACAATCATAAACTCAGTGGCAACGTTGCTATAATTTACCAACCAGCCTGGATGGATCATGCCGAAAAAGGCACAACTCACGGCGCCGCTTATAATTACGACACACATGTTCCGGTTATTTTTTACGGCATGGGAATTCCTAAAGGCGATTCTTATAAGTATATAAGCATTACTCAAATTGCACCAACGGTATGCGAACTTCTTAAAATCAATCAACCTAATGGCTCAACAGCAGAGCCTTTGAATGATTATTTTAAATGA
- a CDS encoding AsmA family protein, with product MILLILAGGTVFVIITFYKKELTALLVDNLKTNYGLTLQVKDIRVSFFDNWPQASVKLKDVFIANELTGKNEPLLKAGSLSLSFNLKKMLNKEFIVKYISISDAEVLLVRNENGTKNFEFKKQAIDTSKHSPISFGLNKVAIKNVKFKFVNKERAQNISINFMDVDIRLKQYAEGLKATVNGKTLVEELLFNPEKGAFLKNTRTTLNLDVNYLFETKTICIHPPSFVEIENHPYNVTSLINFGEEKKLALQIESKKIKYERVITLLNPKMRKMLQNFEVKRPVDAKILLVVNIGKREEPVIIAEVVGENCDLLIGNSKIPYSELDFRGRIRSIDSTKQKGDAEHASVIFEPIKGKVYDFPFTASVSVTNLVQPYIDIKANLLIEANKIPYEVSKAFVLKGSANARLSYSGPTNKLNSKEFLQSPMNLGAVLTFKNLSYKELDRPYVYTINGQSQLNNRDMEFDNLSVITDIANANVKGKVEGFVLYIFGFTKKFKATISARTDMLTLDPLFVTREEVKKPQTKESKNNKEKMSESQFEFDVSLFAKHLLFRKVEANNADVALFYKDNSLDVKSLSVNTCDGTIKGKANIKNFNKLDADIAIEDVNVNKLFTQFENFGQEAVVASNLKGNISLNGNFKTELDNNMNLKPETMLGDVKLKLTNGHLINFEPVQNLSNFLFRNRDFNDVTFSELNEKFKLKGYEMQIDELEIASNVLNLFVVDGLYNFNGNSNMNILVPWSNLKRRGKNYVPKSTGQSAENTKGLKLNFNGPSKKMKISLGHKEHNKK from the coding sequence TTGATACTTCTTATTCTTGCCGGAGGAACAGTCTTTGTTATCATTACATTTTATAAAAAAGAATTAACAGCACTTTTAGTTGACAATTTAAAAACGAACTACGGACTTACACTTCAAGTAAAAGATATTCGTGTTTCTTTTTTTGATAATTGGCCACAGGCTTCTGTTAAGCTCAAAGATGTTTTTATTGCGAATGAACTTACCGGAAAGAACGAACCACTTCTTAAAGCGGGATCTTTGTCTCTGTCTTTTAACCTTAAAAAAATGCTCAATAAAGAATTTATTGTAAAATATATTTCTATTAGCGACGCTGAAGTTTTATTGGTGAGAAATGAAAACGGCACTAAAAACTTCGAATTTAAAAAACAAGCTATTGATACCAGCAAACATTCCCCAATTAGTTTTGGTCTAAATAAGGTTGCGATCAAAAATGTAAAATTCAAATTTGTAAATAAAGAGCGTGCTCAAAATATCTCCATAAACTTTATGGACGTAGATATCCGTTTGAAGCAGTATGCGGAAGGTTTAAAGGCTACTGTGAACGGAAAAACGCTTGTAGAGGAACTTTTATTTAATCCGGAAAAAGGCGCGTTTCTTAAAAACACCAGAACGACACTTAATTTGGATGTTAACTATTTATTCGAAACAAAAACGATTTGCATTCATCCACCTTCTTTCGTTGAGATTGAGAATCACCCATATAATGTTACATCACTTATAAATTTTGGCGAAGAAAAGAAATTAGCCTTACAAATCGAAAGCAAAAAAATTAAGTACGAGCGTGTAATCACTTTGCTTAATCCAAAAATGAGAAAGATGCTTCAGAATTTTGAAGTAAAACGTCCTGTTGACGCCAAAATACTGTTAGTTGTGAATATTGGTAAAAGAGAGGAACCTGTTATCATAGCGGAAGTTGTTGGTGAAAATTGTGATCTTTTAATTGGTAATAGTAAGATTCCATATTCGGAATTAGATTTTAGGGGAAGAATAAGAAGCATAGATTCAACAAAACAAAAAGGAGATGCAGAACATGCTTCTGTGATCTTTGAGCCTATTAAAGGAAAAGTGTATGATTTTCCATTTACCGCTTCGGTAAGTGTAACAAACTTAGTACAACCATATATTGATATTAAAGCGAATTTATTAATCGAGGCAAATAAAATTCCTTATGAAGTATCAAAGGCCTTTGTTTTAAAAGGATCTGCAAATGCTAGGTTGAGTTATAGCGGGCCAACAAATAAATTGAATAGCAAAGAATTTTTGCAGAGTCCAATGAATCTCGGCGCTGTGTTAACGTTTAAAAATTTAAGTTACAAAGAATTGGATAGACCCTATGTGTACACCATAAACGGTCAATCACAATTAAATAATCGAGATATGGAATTCGATAACTTAAGTGTGATAACAGATATTGCCAATGCGAATGTGAAAGGAAAAGTGGAAGGGTTTGTGCTGTATATTTTTGGTTTTACAAAAAAATTTAAAGCAACAATTTCTGCCCGTACCGACATGCTAACACTGGATCCGCTTTTTGTTACGCGCGAAGAGGTTAAAAAGCCACAAACTAAAGAATCGAAGAATAATAAAGAAAAAATGAGTGAGAGTCAGTTCGAATTTGATGTGAGTCTTTTTGCGAAACATCTTCTATTCAGAAAGGTTGAGGCCAATAATGCAGATGTTGCACTTTTCTACAAAGATAATTCGCTCGATGTTAAATCCCTTTCAGTAAATACCTGTGATGGAACTATAAAGGGCAAAGCGAATATTAAAAATTTTAATAAACTGGATGCAGATATTGCAATCGAGGATGTAAACGTGAACAAGCTTTTCACGCAGTTTGAAAACTTCGGACAAGAAGCAGTTGTTGCATCTAACCTTAAAGGAAACATTTCTTTAAATGGAAATTTTAAAACGGAATTAGATAATAACATGAATCTGAAACCTGAAACAATGCTGGGCGACGTGAAGTTGAAATTAACGAATGGCCACCTTATAAACTTTGAACCTGTGCAGAACCTCTCGAATTTCCTTTTTAGGAACCGTGATTTTAATGACGTAACGTTTTCTGAATTAAACGAAAAATTTAAACTCAAAGGCTACGAAATGCAAATCGATGAGTTGGAAATTGCATCCAATGTATTGAACTTATTTGTAGTGGATGGACTTTATAACTTTAACGGCAACTCAAATATGAACATTCTAGTTCCTTGGAGTAACCTTAAGCGCCGGGGAAAAAACTATGTACCAAAAAGCACAGGGCAAAGCGCAGAGAACACGAAGGGTTTAAAATTGAACTTTAATGGTCCAAGCAAAAAAATGAAAATTAGTTTGGGACATAAGGAACACAACAAAAAATAA
- a CDS encoding class I SAM-dependent methyltransferase produces MNKTKIAVEIFDRRANDYQERFMDFDLYNDTFDLFCSHITKNSAELLDVACGPGNITKYLLKQKPDLKILGIDLALKMLELAQENNPSAEFKEMDCRNIDSLNKKFDAIMCGFCLPYLTKEEAIDLIRNSSELLKKGGLLYISTMEDDYEKSGLKKSSDGKDEMFIHYHQADYLQEALQNNGFSLIYTERKAFPEAETMDLVLIAKKFD; encoded by the coding sequence ATGAATAAAACAAAAATAGCGGTAGAAATTTTTGATAGACGAGCAAATGATTATCAAGAAAGGTTTATGGACTTTGATCTCTACAACGATACTTTTGATTTGTTTTGTTCTCACATAACCAAAAATAGTGCTGAGTTACTTGACGTAGCCTGCGGTCCTGGCAACATTACCAAGTATCTTTTAAAACAAAAGCCAGATCTTAAAATTTTAGGAATTGACCTTGCGCTTAAAATGCTTGAACTGGCGCAAGAAAATAATCCAAGCGCGGAGTTTAAAGAAATGGATTGTAGAAACATAGATTCATTAAACAAAAAGTTTGACGCAATCATGTGCGGCTTTTGTTTACCATATCTTACAAAAGAAGAAGCTATAGATCTTATAAGAAATTCTTCCGAGCTTTTGAAGAAGGGTGGCCTTTTATATATAAGCACCATGGAAGACGATTATGAAAAGTCAGGATTAAAAAAATCAAGTGATGGAAAAGATGAAATGTTCATTCATTATCACCAAGCTGATTATCTTCAAGAAGCGCTACAAAACAATGGATTCAGCCTTATTTACACAGAACGTAAAGCATTTCCCGAAGCCGAAACAATGGATTTAGTTTTAATTGCCAAAAAATTCGACTAA
- a CDS encoding iron-containing alcohol dehydrogenase family protein: MTHKNFKNIDRVTYGRGSFSQLDETIAPIRKENNKYFVFIVDNYFKGKPLSNKLQNKQEDLVFFVDVDSYEPTTDQIDSLREEILSKKGLPSGIIGIGGGSIMDIAKALSLMVTNEGSSTLYQGLNLIKKPGIYHLGVPTISGTGAEVSMTAVLTGPEKKLGLKCDWTVFNQVILDPELIASVPTDWWFYTGMDTYIHCIESHNGIRNNAFSLAYGDQALHLCREVYLNEKSGRSPENDDILMVASLMGGLSLTYSEVGVCHALSYGLSKIHGTRHCYANCVIFQHLADIYPQGHSEFMQMIKKHEITLPQNLSKDWDEETLDKMATVSYNLPFMWNHAFGENYKEIATMDYIKDLFRRL, translated from the coding sequence ATGACACACAAAAATTTCAAAAACATTGATCGCGTTACTTATGGCCGTGGTTCATTTTCACAGTTAGATGAAACCATTGCACCTATTAGAAAAGAAAACAATAAGTATTTTGTTTTTATAGTCGATAATTATTTTAAAGGAAAACCTCTTAGTAATAAACTTCAAAATAAACAAGAAGACCTTGTCTTTTTTGTAGATGTAGATTCCTACGAGCCAACTACTGATCAAATTGATAGTTTGCGCGAAGAAATTCTTTCTAAAAAAGGATTACCAAGTGGCATTATTGGAATTGGTGGTGGAAGTATTATGGACATCGCAAAAGCCTTATCCTTAATGGTTACCAACGAAGGTTCTTCTACTTTGTACCAAGGATTGAATCTTATTAAAAAGCCTGGAATTTACCATTTAGGCGTACCAACAATTTCCGGTACAGGTGCTGAAGTGTCCATGACAGCAGTACTTACGGGTCCTGAAAAGAAATTGGGTTTAAAATGTGATTGGACGGTTTTCAATCAAGTTATTTTAGATCCTGAGTTAATTGCTAGCGTACCAACCGATTGGTGGTTTTATACGGGTATGGATACATACATTCATTGTATCGAATCTCATAACGGTATTCGCAATAACGCATTTAGTTTAGCGTATGGTGATCAGGCTTTGCATTTATGTCGTGAGGTGTATTTGAATGAAAAGTCTGGCCGTTCGCCTGAGAATGATGATATATTAATGGTAGCATCATTAATGGGCGGCTTAAGTTTAACCTACAGCGAAGTGGGTGTATGCCATGCTTTGAGCTATGGTTTATCAAAAATTCATGGTACCAGACATTGTTATGCAAACTGTGTGATCTTCCAGCACCTGGCAGATATTTACCCGCAAGGCCATAGTGAGTTTATGCAAATGATTAAAAAGCATGAGATCACACTTCCTCAAAATTTAAGCAAAGATTGGGACGAAGAAACGCTCGATAAGATGGCAACCGTAAGTTACAATTTACCTTTTATGTGGAACCATGCCTTTGGCGAGAATTATAAAGAGATTGCCACGATGGACTATATTAAAGATTTGTTTAGGAGACTCTAG
- a CDS encoding superoxide dismutase, with protein sequence MSDNRRSFLKKSALLGLTGLAGGLIGKESINNLEAVSNQLSSSDPLFVLPKLPFAYDALEPFIDKKTMEIHHTKHHQGYIDKLNAERKKSNINMDADDAGKCMSVDSKTSDLIRNNLGGYYNHCLFWTLLKPNPERKENRPVGKLAEAITKDFKFPEELQKEFSEKANKIFGSGWCWLIADEKNNLKVVTTSNQDNPLMKVVPENGRPVLVLDLWEHAFYLKYQNRRPEYISNWWHLINWEMADKLFTGK encoded by the coding sequence ATGAGTGATAACAGAAGGAGTTTTTTAAAAAAGAGTGCCTTGCTTGGATTGACCGGTTTAGCAGGTGGACTTATTGGTAAAGAAAGTATCAACAATCTGGAAGCCGTTAGTAATCAATTGTCATCTTCAGACCCACTGTTTGTTTTACCAAAATTACCTTTCGCATACGATGCGTTGGAACCTTTTATAGATAAGAAAACGATGGAAATCCATCACACAAAACACCACCAGGGGTACATTGACAAACTAAATGCTGAGCGCAAAAAAAGTAACATCAATATGGACGCCGATGATGCGGGTAAATGCATGAGCGTTGATTCGAAAACCTCAGATCTGATTCGCAATAATCTTGGCGGATACTATAATCACTGCTTGTTCTGGACACTTTTAAAACCAAATCCAGAAAGAAAAGAAAACAGACCAGTAGGGAAGTTGGCGGAAGCAATTACAAAAGACTTTAAATTTCCAGAAGAACTACAAAAAGAATTTTCTGAAAAAGCGAATAAGATTTTTGGAAGTGGCTGGTGCTGGTTAATTGCCGATGAAAAAAACAATCTTAAAGTTGTCACCACTTCAAACCAAGATAATCCCTTAATGAAAGTTGTTCCTGAAAATGGGCGACCGGTTTTAGTACTCGATCTTTGGGAACACGCTTTTTATCTTAAATATCAAAATCGTCGCCCTGAATACATTAGCAATTGGTGGCACCTCATAAACTGGGAAATGGCAGATAAATTGTTTACTGGGAAGTAA
- a CDS encoding acetyl-CoA carboxylase biotin carboxyl carrier protein subunit, whose protein sequence is MYSVTVNGKKVLKTDLKHNDSHFDGKLDEALINGDILKISPYQYHILYNNKSYTVDVVKINAEEKSLVLKVNSVKYNLQLKDKYDELLHSLGLDNLATKKVNDIKAPMPGMVLKILVNEGDEVKKGDALLVLEAMKMENILKSPTDGTIKKIAAIKGIAVEKNQLLIQF, encoded by the coding sequence ATGTATTCAGTAACAGTTAATGGAAAGAAAGTGCTTAAAACAGACTTAAAGCACAATGATTCGCATTTTGATGGTAAGCTTGACGAAGCTCTGATAAATGGTGATATTCTAAAAATTAGTCCTTACCAATATCACATTTTATACAACAACAAATCTTATACAGTAGATGTTGTGAAAATCAATGCAGAAGAAAAAAGTCTTGTGCTTAAAGTAAATTCGGTTAAATATAATTTGCAGTTGAAAGATAAGTACGATGAGTTGCTTCATAGTCTTGGATTGGACAATCTTGCTACCAAAAAGGTAAATGATATAAAAGCACCAATGCCTGGAATGGTTTTAAAAATCTTAGTGAATGAAGGTGATGAAGTTAAAAAAGGCGATGCATTATTAGTATTAGAAGCCATGAAAATGGAAAACATACTTAAGTCGCCAACAGACGGAACGATTAAAAAAATTGCTGCTATTAAGGGCATTGCTGTTGAAAAAAACCAGTTACTGATACAATTTTAG
- a CDS encoding T9SS type A sorting domain-containing protein has translation MKGFILYTFCFFVLSNAIKSQNVIILEGTYQGKVLYVQNPYGPGGVGFCVTEVKVNDNITTDELTSSAFEIDLKPHKLNIGDKVEVKIFHKEGCKPKVLNPEVLKPKSTYEVIAMTADKDGTFKWSTKSETGKLTFIIEQFRWNKWVKVGEVDGVGTPTSNDYSFKIAPHSGKNQLRVRQTDYSGLPRTSKAVDFMSDVKDIDYAPLKTSKDINFFAKGKTDVSMETMYEIYDQYGNIVKKGFGSKIDVSNLPKGAYFLNFDNKMGEFVKK, from the coding sequence ATGAAGGGATTCATACTATATACTTTTTGCTTTTTTGTTCTCTCCAATGCTATAAAATCTCAAAATGTAATAATTCTTGAAGGAACATATCAAGGAAAGGTATTGTATGTGCAAAATCCTTATGGCCCAGGTGGAGTAGGTTTTTGTGTAACTGAAGTAAAAGTAAACGATAATATTACCACAGACGAATTGACCTCGAGCGCCTTTGAAATTGACTTAAAACCTCACAAATTAAACATTGGCGATAAGGTTGAGGTTAAAATTTTTCACAAAGAAGGTTGTAAACCAAAAGTGTTGAATCCAGAAGTTCTTAAGCCTAAGAGTACATATGAGGTTATAGCCATGACTGCGGATAAAGACGGCACTTTCAAGTGGTCAACAAAATCTGAAACAGGCAAATTAACATTTATTATTGAGCAATTCCGTTGGAACAAGTGGGTAAAGGTTGGAGAGGTTGACGGAGTTGGAACGCCAACCAGTAATGATTATTCTTTTAAAATAGCACCTCACAGCGGTAAAAATCAATTACGTGTTCGTCAAACCGATTATAGCGGCTTACCTCGCACGAGTAAAGCAGTCGATTTTATGAGTGACGTTAAGGATATAGATTACGCCCCACTAAAAACCAGCAAAGACATCAATTTTTTTGCAAAAGGAAAAACAGACGTGAGCATGGAAACCATGTATGAGATTTATGATCAATACGGGAATATTGTAAAAAAAGGATTTGGATCTAAAATTGATGTAAGCAATCTTCCAAAAGGTGCTTATTTCTTGAATTTTGATAACAAAATGGGAGAATTCGTTAAAAAATAG